In a single window of the Bos taurus isolate L1 Dominette 01449 registration number 42190680 breed Hereford chromosome 23, ARS-UCD2.0, whole genome shotgun sequence genome:
- the SRSF3 gene encoding serine/arginine-rich splicing factor 3, with protein MHRDSCPLDCKVYVGNLGNNGNKTELERAFGYYGPLRSVWVARNPPGFAFVEFEDPRDAADAVRELDGRTLCGCRVRVELSNGEKRSRNRGPPPSWGRRPRDDYRRRSPPPRRRSPRRRSFSRSRSRSLSRDRRRERSLSRERNHKPSRSFSRSRSRSRSNERK; from the exons ATGCATCGTGATTCCTGTCCATTGGACTGTAAAGTTTATGTAGGTAATCTTGGAAACAATGGTAACAAGACTGAATTGGAACGAGCTTTTGGCTATTATGGACCACTCCGAAGTGTGTGGGTTGCTAGAAACCCTCCCGGCTTTGCTTTTGTTGAATTTGAAGATCCCCGAGACGCAGCTGATGCTGTCCGAGAGCTAGATGGGAG AACACTCTGTGGCTGCCGAGTAAGAGTGGAACTATCGAATGGTGAAAAGAGAAGTCGTAATCGTGGCCCACCTCCTTCTTGGGGTCGTCGCCCTCGAGATGATTATCGGAGGAGGAGTCCTCCACCTCGACGCAG ATCTCCAAGACGGAGAAGCTTCTCCCGCAGCCGGAGCAG GTCCCTTTCTAGAGATAGGAGAAGAGAGAGATCACTGTCCCGGGAGAGAAATCACAAGCCGTCCCGATCTTTCTCTAGGTCTCGTAG ccGATCTAGGTCAAATGAAAGGAAATAG